A single genomic interval of Pseudomonadales bacterium harbors:
- a CDS encoding Hsp20/alpha crystallin family protein, which produces MFTYLTNGERSLFDEFERLQQEMDQLFSVRPRGAIRGGRIGAFPQINIGATEDEVHVYVYAPGFEASQFDVTIQQNVLSLGGHRAPEPREQRSWYLRERFDGEFRRAVTLPEDIDPEHVEASYRNGVLHLAIKRRAAVRPRQIPIA; this is translated from the coding sequence ATGTTCACGTACCTGACGAATGGAGAGCGCAGTCTGTTCGACGAATTCGAACGACTGCAGCAGGAGATGGACCAGTTGTTCAGCGTCCGCCCGCGCGGAGCGATTCGCGGCGGAAGGATCGGAGCCTTTCCGCAGATCAATATCGGTGCGACCGAAGACGAGGTGCACGTCTACGTGTACGCACCCGGATTCGAGGCCTCGCAATTCGATGTGACGATCCAGCAGAACGTGCTGAGCCTGGGTGGCCATCGTGCGCCGGAGCCGCGCGAGCAGCGTAGCTGGTACCTGCGCGAACGCTTCGACGGCGAGTTTCGCCGCGCCGTGACGCTGCCGGAGGATATCGATCCGGAACACGTGGAGGCGAGTTATCGCAATGGCGTCCTGCACCTGGCGATCAAACGGCGTGCTGCCGTACGTCCGCGCCAGATTCCGATCGCCTGA
- a CDS encoding Hsp20/alpha crystallin family protein encodes MSERNPAPGQTAAPAASEPALRPHVDVFEDKDGITLIADLPGVAAEQLRVQVDKETLLIDARADVAVQAGLQALHAEVRSKAYRRSFALSSELDPDRIEARLKDGVLRLHIPKRSEVRPRRIEVRVNPD; translated from the coding sequence ATGAGCGAACGCAATCCCGCACCGGGTCAGACTGCTGCACCGGCGGCCAGCGAACCGGCACTGCGCCCGCATGTCGACGTCTTCGAGGACAAGGACGGCATCACCCTGATCGCAGACCTGCCCGGCGTGGCAGCGGAGCAACTGCGCGTGCAGGTAGACAAGGAAACGCTGCTGATCGATGCCAGGGCCGACGTCGCGGTGCAGGCCGGTCTGCAGGCGCTGCACGCCGAGGTACGCAGCAAGGCGTATCGGCGCAGCTTTGCGCTGAGCAGTGAACTCGACCCTGACCGCATCGAGGCACGGCTGAAGGACGGGGTGCTGCGTCTGCACATCCCGAAGCGCAGCGAAGTGCGTCCGCGCAGGATCGAGGTGCGCGTCAACCCGGACTGA
- a CDS encoding NAD-dependent epimerase/dehydratase family protein, protein MARSVRRRTGSGMRVLVTGGTGFVGFHTVKALHEAGHEVRLLVRSPDKMRRVMAPFGLDTLEHVKGDIADEKSVMRALRDCDAVVHSAAAVNVRATDALETIRTNRRGTELVIGGAVEQGIDRIVQVSSSTALFNPGLKKVDENSPLGTQGVGYGRSKIEADLYVRGLQQNGACIYTTYPGSIMGPDDPGLSEAMAGLMTLLDVIYIVTTSGTQIVDVRDLAEAHVRLIERGGPPARYMMGGQYFTWAEMADMLEDLVGARLRRVNISKRVAQTIGKLGDLLYSMRTFEIPITYEAVWYATEWTPSDDSKIKRELGIEFRDTRETLGDSIVWLAKNGHLKHVEFAEHIIAERARKGGADRRGAARKTTGA, encoded by the coding sequence ATGGCAAGGAGTGTGCGCAGAAGGACTGGCAGCGGCATGCGGGTGCTGGTTACCGGCGGCACCGGCTTTGTGGGTTTCCACACCGTAAAGGCATTGCACGAGGCGGGCCACGAGGTGCGCCTGCTGGTGCGCAGCCCCGACAAGATGCGCCGGGTGATGGCACCGTTCGGCCTGGATACGCTCGAACACGTGAAGGGTGACATTGCGGACGAGAAATCCGTGATGCGTGCGCTGCGCGATTGCGATGCGGTGGTGCACTCGGCGGCTGCAGTCAATGTCCGGGCTACCGATGCGCTGGAGACGATCCGCACCAACCGGCGTGGTACCGAGCTGGTGATAGGCGGGGCGGTGGAGCAGGGCATCGACCGTATCGTGCAGGTTTCGAGCAGCACCGCACTGTTCAATCCGGGGTTGAAGAAGGTGGATGAGAATTCACCGCTTGGCACGCAGGGCGTCGGGTACGGGCGCTCGAAGATCGAGGCAGATCTGTACGTGCGAGGTCTGCAGCAGAATGGTGCATGCATCTACACGACGTACCCTGGCAGCATCATGGGCCCCGATGATCCGGGGCTCAGTGAAGCGATGGCAGGGCTGATGACGCTGCTCGACGTGATTTACATCGTCACCACATCGGGGACGCAGATCGTCGATGTGCGCGATCTGGCAGAGGCACACGTGAGGCTGATCGAACGCGGGGGTCCTCCGGCACGCTACATGATGGGTGGACAGTACTTCACGTGGGCCGAAATGGCCGACATGCTCGAAGACCTGGTCGGTGCGCGGCTGCGGCGGGTGAACATCTCGAAGCGGGTGGCACAGACGATCGGCAAGCTGGGAGACCTGCTGTACAGCATGCGCACCTTCGAGATTCCGATCACGTATGAGGCGGTCTGGTACGCGACCGAGTGGACGCCGTCGGACGATTCGAAGATCAAGCGCGAACTCGGAATCGAGTTCCGGGATACCCGCGAGACGCTAGGCGACTCGATCGTGTGGCTGGCAAAGAACGGTCATCTCAAGCACGTGGAATTTGCCGAACACATCATTGCCGAACGCGCACGCAAGGGTGGTGCCGATCGCAGGGGTGCGGCACGGAAGACGACCGGGGCCTGA
- a CDS encoding AarF/ABC1/UbiB kinase family protein has protein sequence MARLATGIAGGFLAEGGRRIVRGDLPRARELLLTPANARRLAEQLATLRGAAMKLGQLLSMDSGDLLPPELATILARLRADAQAMPRQQLEAVLREAWGRDWEQLFTDFGWQPIAAASIGQVHRATTLDGRQLAIKVQYPGVARSIDSDVDNVATLLRLTRLLPAGIEIRPLLDEAKRQLRAEADYLREAGHMQRFAALLADDPDFVTPVVDSELTGRKVLAMSYLPGRPLEGMEVATQLVRDRIAELLFRLLFREIFEFRLVQTDPNFANYRYQEAARRIALLDFGATRRYSRRIVAGYRELFRGALDGDRGQLLAGAHAIGYFSRDLRASHRDALLDLFELASEPLLVRGRYDFAASDLPTRLRDAAMDLGFRSGYRHNPPADSMFLHRKLGGMYLLATRLGARVDLGQIIERHL, from the coding sequence ATGGCGCGTCTGGCGACGGGAATCGCGGGCGGTTTTCTGGCCGAGGGCGGGCGTCGGATCGTGCGCGGGGACCTGCCGCGGGCACGCGAGCTGCTGCTGACCCCGGCGAATGCCCGCCGGCTCGCCGAACAACTGGCGACGCTGCGCGGCGCGGCAATGAAGCTCGGGCAGTTGCTGTCGATGGACAGCGGCGATCTGTTGCCGCCCGAGTTGGCGACGATCCTGGCGCGTCTTCGCGCCGACGCACAGGCGATGCCACGCCAGCAGCTCGAGGCGGTACTGCGCGAGGCATGGGGCAGGGACTGGGAGCAACTGTTCACGGACTTCGGCTGGCAGCCGATCGCGGCGGCGTCGATCGGACAGGTGCACCGTGCGACCACGCTGGACGGCCGCCAGCTGGCGATCAAGGTCCAGTACCCCGGCGTGGCGCGCTCGATCGACAGCGATGTCGACAACGTGGCAACGCTGCTGCGTCTCACGCGGTTGTTGCCTGCGGGGATCGAGATTCGGCCGCTGCTCGATGAGGCCAAACGCCAGTTGCGCGCCGAGGCCGACTATCTGCGCGAGGCAGGGCATATGCAGCGTTTTGCGGCATTGCTTGCCGACGATCCCGACTTCGTGACGCCGGTGGTGGACAGTGAGTTGACCGGCCGCAAGGTGCTCGCGATGAGCTACCTGCCGGGCAGGCCGCTCGAGGGCATGGAAGTGGCCACCCAGCTGGTTCGCGACCGGATCGCCGAGCTGCTGTTCCGCTTGCTGTTTCGCGAAATCTTCGAATTCCGCCTCGTGCAGACCGACCCGAACTTCGCCAATTACCGCTATCAGGAGGCGGCCCGGCGCATCGCGCTGCTCGATTTCGGCGCCACGCGGCGTTATTCACGACGTATCGTCGCCGGTTACCGCGAACTGTTTCGCGGCGCGCTCGATGGGGATCGTGGACAGCTGCTCGCGGGAGCGCATGCGATCGGGTATTTTTCGCGTGACCTGCGCGCGTCGCACCGTGACGCGCTGCTCGATCTGTTCGAGCTTGCAAGCGAGCCGCTGCTTGTCCGGGGGCGCTACGATTTTGCCGCATCGGATCTGCCGACGCGGCTGCGCGATGCGGCGATGGATCTGGGCTTTCGCAGCGGTTACCGGCACAATCCGCCCGCGGATTCCATGTTCCTGCACCGCAAGCTGGGCGGCATGTACCTGCTCGCGACGCGACTTGGCGCACGGGTGGATCTGGGGCAGATCATCGAACGACATCTCTGA
- a CDS encoding ABC transporter ATP-binding protein/permease: MRRNRFDSTEARGFSWRALALIAPYLLEYRGRIVFALGCLVAAKIGNIWAPFLLKHAVDAMGSNRASWLVVAVGMVVAYGMARLVNVLFGEIRDTLFGRVTEHAMRRIGLRVFEHLHALDLDFHLERRTGGLARDIERGTSGISFLMRFFVFNIVPTVVEIIVVAALLAWNYGFGYALITLVSVLAYAGFSAVTTEWRTGYVREANRADSASNTLAIDSLLNYETVKYFGNEAHEIRRYDAELAKWEQARRRNRLTLFALNGGQALIVALAMTAAMVLAAVDVSREHMTVGDFVLINAFMMQLFMPLNFLGMVYREIKGSLAAIEQMFGLLAVHPRITDRPGATELSIRDAEVEFRAVSFRYHLDRPILDSVSFRIPSGHKVAVVGASGAGKSTLVKLLFRFHDPDAGAVLIDGQDIRTVTQASLRAAIGIVPQDTVLFDATLFENIRFGRPDASEAEVLEAIQLAHLQEFVTALPDGLATRVGERGLKLSGGERQRVAIARTILKRPPILVFDEATSSLDSRSERLILDALATIASGHTSLVIAHRLSTVVDADRIVVLAHGRVVEQGRHSELLAANGAYAALWRHQQSGAGSIPAAAHETSSPHEAGSPVA, encoded by the coding sequence ATGCGCCGAAACCGTTTCGACAGCACCGAGGCACGTGGATTCAGTTGGCGCGCGCTCGCCCTGATTGCACCGTACCTGCTCGAGTACCGCGGGCGGATCGTGTTCGCGCTCGGTTGCCTCGTCGCTGCGAAAATCGGCAACATCTGGGCGCCGTTCCTGCTCAAGCATGCCGTGGACGCCATGGGCAGCAACAGGGCTTCCTGGCTCGTGGTGGCCGTCGGCATGGTCGTCGCCTACGGCATGGCACGCCTGGTCAACGTGCTGTTCGGCGAGATCCGCGACACCCTGTTCGGACGCGTCACCGAGCATGCCATGCGTCGCATCGGACTGCGCGTGTTCGAACACCTGCACGCACTCGACCTCGATTTCCACCTGGAGCGACGTACCGGCGGACTCGCACGTGACATCGAACGCGGCACCAGCGGCATCAGCTTCCTGATGCGCTTCTTCGTATTCAATATCGTGCCGACCGTAGTCGAGATCATCGTCGTTGCAGCGCTGCTGGCGTGGAACTACGGCTTCGGCTACGCGCTGATCACGCTGGTGTCGGTGCTTGCCTACGCGGGCTTTTCGGCAGTCACCACCGAATGGCGTACCGGATACGTGCGCGAGGCCAACCGTGCGGATTCGGCGAGCAATACGCTGGCGATCGACAGCCTGCTGAATTACGAGACGGTGAAGTACTTCGGCAACGAAGCGCACGAGATACGTCGCTACGACGCCGAGCTGGCGAAGTGGGAACAGGCACGGCGCCGCAACCGGCTGACGCTGTTCGCGCTGAACGGCGGGCAGGCGCTGATCGTGGCACTCGCCATGACCGCGGCCATGGTGCTGGCCGCTGTTGACGTCAGTCGCGAGCACATGACCGTCGGCGATTTCGTGCTGATCAATGCGTTCATGATGCAACTGTTCATGCCGCTCAATTTCCTCGGCATGGTGTATCGCGAGATCAAGGGATCGCTCGCCGCGATCGAGCAGATGTTCGGTCTGCTCGCCGTACATCCGCGCATCACCGATCGACCCGGCGCAACGGAGCTTTCGATACGCGATGCGGAAGTGGAATTTCGCGCGGTGTCGTTTCGCTACCATCTGGATCGCCCGATCCTCGATTCCGTGAGCTTCCGCATTCCTTCAGGCCACAAGGTCGCGGTCGTCGGCGCGAGCGGCGCCGGCAAATCGACGCTGGTCAAGCTGCTGTTCCGCTTCCACGACCCGGACGCCGGTGCAGTGCTGATCGACGGGCAGGACATTCGCACGGTGACGCAGGCTTCGCTGCGTGCAGCGATCGGGATCGTGCCGCAGGACACGGTGCTGTTCGACGCGACGCTGTTCGAGAACATCCGCTTCGGACGCCCGGACGCGAGCGAGGCCGAAGTCCTGGAGGCGATTCAGCTCGCGCACCTGCAGGAATTCGTCACCGCACTTCCGGATGGCCTCGCGACACGCGTCGGCGAACGCGGACTGAAACTCTCCGGCGGCGAGCGCCAGCGCGTCGCGATCGCACGCACGATCCTGAAGCGCCCGCCGATCCTGGTGTTCGATGAGGCAACATCATCACTCGACAGCCGTTCGGAGCGGCTGATCCTCGATGCACTGGCAACGATCGCCAGCGGCCACACCAGCCTGGTCATCGCACACCGGCTTTCCACCGTGGTCGACGCCGATCGCATCGTGGTGCTGGCGCACGGGCGCGTGGTCGAACAGGGTCGGCACTCCGAGCTGCTCGCAGCCAACGGCGCCTACGCAGCACTGTGGCGACACCAGCAGTCCGGCGCAGGATCGATCCCTGCCGCTGCACACGAGACAAGCTCGCCCCATGAGGCTGGCTCGCCCGTTGCCTGA
- a CDS encoding TonB-dependent receptor, with translation MHRARRSGSVLFILTPLAFALQTGSVFAQDPSFTLEEIIVTAQRRAENVLEVPISITVETAASLQKKGVTTLEGLSLQTPSLVTQDGGRISSVAIRGLGSAGLDTVESSVGIYIDEIYYGRSRLSRNPLFDMDRIEVLRGPQGTLYGRNTIAGAIAMHTARPTEEFSARLLAEAGNLDSHKLEGSISGPLADNFAMRLAVLNSKRGTYLKNEIGPDGAGQDTEGYRVSASWNPAEDLSLFAKYETMVHEQVGVFDQLVGDPFGVWAHYPGIDLRRDHHQQVNGIGPQALKHPGGYFTSEAAAVHLNWDLPGGYSLKSVSGWTTYDARSRDWITASPDSSLTINGMTERVEYWSQELRIMSPEDRPLRFLGGAFIDYYDVKTLPQAGSGATLNLGNSILPAVVQGLATSPALAFLGPLQPSVAAGFANGTREYFRLTTPSGDPVSGVSNLDQLIKTWSVFFEGQYDFNPSWRLTLGVRYAKESNDTRMGKGTFYHNGLGLPWGAFPTPAQIAASAVAADPTLAAVSAYLPSIYAGVTTREIAPGLPFSMLPLVIAAPGGTPLAKDSLDEDHWIPSLKLQYFPRDDAMFYLTVATGFKAGGFNSSNINVYTRAGDTFGGEEALAIEIGGKLTLLEGRAQLNFAVFHTNFDDMQASTISPQGAATVVNAAKAVSQGFEIDGTWRITEALTAGAAWAWLDAHYEDSKELSCGAYMKSLRQMQGEDFTTRPCTFRLDKLPNGKDDLQRAPRNTITAWAEYRTALSDAWELQLFATVNRRDKVTTMLDASLWTQPITILNARIALNQTRDDWTVALFGNNLLDDDGLLLLQENSGGAVKGIITTPRMWGLQLVKNW, from the coding sequence ATGCATCGTGCCCGCCGTTCCGGCTCTGTTCTGTTCATCCTCACACCACTGGCATTCGCGCTGCAAACGGGCAGCGTGTTCGCACAGGACCCGAGCTTCACACTCGAGGAGATCATCGTCACGGCACAACGGCGCGCAGAGAACGTGCTCGAAGTGCCGATCTCGATAACTGTGGAAACCGCCGCCTCGCTGCAGAAAAAGGGCGTCACCACACTCGAGGGACTGTCACTGCAGACGCCGAGTCTCGTTACGCAGGACGGTGGGCGCATTTCTTCGGTAGCGATCCGCGGCCTCGGCAGCGCAGGCCTCGATACGGTCGAGAGTTCGGTGGGCATCTACATCGACGAGATCTACTACGGACGCAGTCGTCTGTCGCGCAACCCGCTGTTCGACATGGACCGCATCGAGGTGCTGCGTGGTCCCCAGGGAACGCTGTACGGGCGCAACACGATTGCCGGTGCCATCGCGATGCACACTGCGCGTCCGACCGAGGAATTCAGCGCACGCCTGCTCGCCGAAGCCGGCAACCTCGACTCGCACAAGCTCGAAGGCAGCATCTCCGGTCCGCTGGCCGACAACTTCGCGATGCGCCTGGCCGTGCTGAACAGCAAGCGCGGAACCTATCTGAAAAACGAAATCGGGCCCGACGGCGCTGGCCAGGACACCGAAGGCTATCGCGTATCGGCGAGCTGGAATCCTGCCGAAGATCTGTCGCTGTTTGCAAAATACGAAACCATGGTGCACGAGCAGGTCGGCGTCTTCGACCAGCTCGTGGGCGATCCTTTCGGCGTGTGGGCGCACTACCCCGGAATCGATCTGCGTCGCGACCATCATCAGCAGGTCAACGGCATCGGGCCGCAGGCACTGAAGCACCCGGGCGGCTACTTCACGTCGGAGGCTGCCGCGGTACACCTCAACTGGGATCTGCCCGGCGGCTACAGCCTGAAATCAGTCAGTGGCTGGACTACCTACGACGCACGTTCGCGCGACTGGATAACGGCATCACCGGACTCTTCGCTGACGATCAACGGCATGACGGAGCGCGTCGAGTACTGGAGCCAGGAACTGCGCATCATGTCGCCGGAGGATCGCCCGCTGCGTTTCCTGGGTGGTGCCTTCATCGATTACTACGACGTGAAGACGCTGCCGCAAGCCGGCTCCGGCGCCACGCTGAACCTCGGCAACAGCATCCTGCCAGCAGTGGTGCAGGGGCTGGCGACCAGTCCTGCCCTCGCATTCCTGGGACCTCTGCAGCCCAGCGTCGCAGCAGGTTTCGCGAACGGCACCCGGGAGTATTTCCGCCTGACCACACCGTCCGGAGACCCGGTCAGCGGGGTCAGCAACCTCGACCAGTTGATCAAGACCTGGTCGGTGTTCTTCGAGGGGCAGTACGACTTCAATCCGAGCTGGCGCCTGACGCTGGGCGTGCGCTACGCGAAGGAAAGCAACGACACCCGCATGGGCAAGGGGACCTTCTATCACAACGGTCTGGGGCTGCCGTGGGGCGCCTTCCCGACGCCGGCGCAAATTGCCGCCAGCGCCGTGGCTGCCGACCCGACGCTGGCCGCGGTGAGCGCGTATCTGCCGTCGATCTACGCCGGTGTGACCACGCGGGAGATCGCACCCGGACTGCCGTTCAGCATGCTGCCGCTCGTGATCGCAGCTCCCGGCGGCACCCCGCTGGCCAAGGACAGCCTCGACGAGGACCACTGGATTCCATCGCTGAAGCTGCAGTATTTCCCGCGCGACGACGCCATGTTCTATCTGACCGTTGCCACCGGTTTCAAGGCAGGTGGTTTCAACAGCTCGAACATCAACGTCTATACACGCGCCGGCGACACCTTCGGCGGTGAGGAAGCCCTCGCGATCGAGATCGGCGGCAAGCTGACGCTGCTCGAAGGCCGCGCCCAACTCAATTTCGCCGTATTCCATACGAATTTCGACGATATGCAGGCATCCACGATCTCGCCGCAGGGTGCAGCAACGGTGGTCAACGCGGCGAAGGCGGTTTCGCAGGGCTTCGAGATCGATGGCACCTGGCGCATCACCGAAGCACTGACCGCCGGTGCCGCGTGGGCATGGCTGGACGCGCACTACGAGGATTCGAAGGAACTCAGTTGCGGCGCGTACATGAAGTCGCTGCGGCAGATGCAAGGCGAGGACTTCACGACCAGGCCGTGCACCTTCCGCCTCGACAAACTGCCGAACGGCAAGGACGATCTGCAACGCGCACCACGCAATACGATCACCGCATGGGCGGAATACCGTACCGCACTGAGCGATGCGTGGGAGTTGCAGCTTTTCGCTACCGTGAATCGCCGCGACAAGGTCACGACGATGCTGGATGCTTCCCTCTGGACCCAGCCGATCACGATCCTGAATGCACGTATCGCACTGAACCAGACCCGCGACGACTGGACGGTGGCGCTGTTTGGCAACAACCTGCTCGACGACGACGGTCTGTTGCTGCTGCAGGAGAACTCCGGCGGCGCAGTCAAGGGCATCATCACGACGCCACGCATGTGGGGACTCCAGCTCGTCAAGAACTGGTGA
- a CDS encoding SDR family oxidoreductase — MSAATAPSIDMKGRTALITGAGAGIGRGIAEAFGALGARIIGAEIDPSRATATQTALRSAGIAAEIHVCDVRDSAQLRALCAELDACGEGLDTLVNNVGDSIGEFMHPFDRAPEELWDALYAINLRHVFTASQAALPLLRRRAPGATIINVSSIEAFRAIPMCPVYSAFKHAITGFTRSLALVLGPEGIRVNTIAPETTETEQVKPSQYVTPERHENIARWTPLGRFGEPRDMAGCAVFLASELSAWVTGTTVNADGGALAAGGFYRTPGGHWTNTPIVTGDGFGFS; from the coding sequence ATGAGCGCGGCAACCGCACCGTCGATCGACATGAAGGGGCGCACCGCGCTGATCACCGGTGCAGGGGCGGGCATCGGACGCGGCATCGCGGAAGCCTTCGGCGCGCTCGGTGCACGCATCATCGGCGCCGAGATCGATCCCTCGCGCGCCACGGCGACCCAGACAGCGTTGCGCTCGGCAGGAATCGCCGCCGAGATCCACGTCTGCGATGTGCGCGACAGCGCACAGCTTCGCGCACTCTGCGCCGAACTCGACGCCTGCGGTGAGGGCCTGGACACGCTGGTCAACAACGTCGGTGATTCGATCGGGGAGTTCATGCACCCCTTCGATCGCGCCCCGGAAGAACTGTGGGACGCACTCTACGCAATCAATCTGCGCCATGTGTTCACGGCGTCGCAGGCGGCGTTGCCGCTGCTGCGCCGGCGTGCGCCCGGCGCGACGATCATCAACGTATCGTCGATCGAGGCATTTCGGGCGATTCCGATGTGTCCGGTCTACTCGGCGTTCAAGCACGCGATCACCGGCTTCACCAGGAGTCTGGCGCTGGTGCTCGGCCCCGAGGGCATCCGCGTCAACACGATCGCGCCGGAAACCACCGAGACCGAACAGGTCAAGCCATCGCAGTACGTGACGCCGGAACGGCACGAGAATATCGCGCGCTGGACTCCGCTCGGACGTTTCGGCGAACCCCGCGACATGGCCGGCTGCGCGGTGTTCCTGGCGAGCGAGCTGTCGGCCTGGGTCACGGGCACGACGGTGAACGCCGATGGCGGCGCACTGGCCGCCGGCGGCTTCTACCGCACCCCGGGCGGCCACTGGACCAATACGCCGATCGTCACCGGCGACGGTTTCGGTTTCAGCTGA
- a CDS encoding zinc-binding dehydrogenase — MLQVNIHGPGDVRLDPVREPATGANDIIVRTGACGICGSDLSYIDMGGIAIAPGGTMALGHEFSGTVETVGHAVRDLVPGQRVVVDPMLTSDIGNGGPEGAFTPLLLVRNARLGVNVHEVPHDMPFERAALVEPLAVAMHAVNNAAPDAQDKVVVYGAGCIGLGAILALRHRGVREIAVIDLSDERLRRARELGATLTLNPRRDDVLAGLRAAHGESEVYGTPLTASSVFIEASGAEAAFNEIVRIAPFAARVIVVALHKKQASLDLMLVMMKELAIRGSIGYPQEFPEVIAMLRNPALDVGPIISHRFALKDFMQALATARNAAISAKVMITAFEG, encoded by the coding sequence ATGCTGCAGGTCAACATCCACGGCCCCGGTGACGTGCGACTCGATCCGGTACGCGAACCCGCGACCGGTGCCAACGACATCATCGTGCGTACCGGTGCCTGCGGGATCTGTGGCAGCGATCTGTCCTACATCGACATGGGCGGAATCGCCATCGCACCGGGTGGCACGATGGCCTTGGGACACGAATTTTCGGGAACCGTGGAAACAGTAGGTCACGCCGTGCGCGATCTCGTCCCCGGACAGCGCGTGGTGGTCGATCCGATGCTGACTTCAGACATCGGCAACGGCGGCCCCGAAGGAGCATTCACACCACTCCTGCTGGTACGCAATGCCCGCCTCGGCGTGAACGTGCACGAAGTCCCCCACGACATGCCGTTCGAGCGTGCCGCACTGGTGGAGCCGCTCGCAGTCGCCATGCATGCAGTCAACAACGCTGCACCCGATGCGCAGGACAAGGTCGTCGTCTACGGGGCCGGCTGCATCGGGCTTGGGGCGATACTGGCCTTGCGCCACCGCGGCGTGCGGGAGATCGCCGTCATCGATCTGTCGGACGAGCGCTTGCGTCGGGCACGTGAACTCGGCGCAACGCTGACGCTGAACCCCCGGCGCGACGATGTGCTGGCAGGGCTGCGCGCCGCGCACGGCGAAAGCGAAGTCTACGGCACACCGCTCACCGCCAGTTCGGTATTCATCGAGGCGAGCGGCGCAGAAGCGGCATTCAACGAAATCGTGCGGATCGCCCCGTTCGCAGCGCGTGTGATCGTGGTGGCGCTGCACAAGAAGCAGGCGTCACTCGATCTGATGCTGGTCATGATGAAGGAGCTGGCGATACGCGGTTCGATCGGCTATCCGCAGGAGTTTCCCGAGGTGATCGCAATGCTGCGCAACCCCGCGCTCGACGTCGGGCCGATCATCAGCCACCGTTTTGCGTTGAAGGATTTCATGCAGGCATTGGCCACGGCACGTAACGCCGCGATTTCGGCCAAGGTGATGATCACCGCTTTCGAGGGCTGA
- a CDS encoding universal stress protein: MSLRVLLAVDGSQHALRAVEHVLRLRAAGCMIDAHLLNVQMPLDTGHVRMFIARESLDEHYREEGRAALQDASALLERAGQEFTVHIAVGNAAEAIARYAAEMDFDLVVMGTHGRTGLRHVVMGSVARDVLRLSRVPVTVIRSLVD; this comes from the coding sequence ATGAGCTTGCGTGTGTTGCTGGCAGTGGACGGTTCGCAGCACGCGCTGCGCGCGGTGGAGCATGTGCTGCGCTTGCGCGCGGCGGGCTGCATGATCGATGCACATCTGTTGAACGTGCAGATGCCGCTGGATACCGGTCATGTGCGCATGTTCATCGCGCGGGAATCTCTCGACGAGCATTACCGTGAAGAGGGACGCGCAGCATTACAGGACGCCAGTGCGTTGCTCGAACGCGCGGGGCAGGAGTTCACGGTGCATATCGCAGTGGGGAATGCTGCCGAAGCGATCGCACGCTATGCCGCCGAGATGGACTTCGATCTCGTGGTGATGGGCACGCACGGGCGCACCGGCCTGCGCCACGTCGTCATGGGTTCGGTTGCCAGAGACGTGCTGCGCCTGTCCCGCGTGCCGGTGACGGTGATCAGGAGCCTGGTGGACTGA
- a CDS encoding TerC family protein has translation MEYSLVSAALWIALGQIVMIDILLGGDNAVVIALACRKLPPEQRRLGILWGMVGAIGLRVVLIFFALQLLALPLLKAVGAVLLLWIGVKLLLPEPEEHGQVVASVTLAGAIRTIIVADAVMSVDNVIAVAGAAKGSMVLVVLGIVISIPIIVWGSRFVLHLMDRFPVVITLGAALLGWIAGDMLVTDISVASLLAGAPHWIGTASAATGAVLVVAVGKWMARQHGAPVRAARTIVVEPREPEA, from the coding sequence ATGGAGTACTCGCTGGTCAGCGCAGCGTTATGGATCGCGCTCGGGCAGATCGTCATGATCGATATCCTGCTCGGCGGGGACAACGCAGTCGTGATCGCGCTCGCGTGCCGCAAGCTGCCACCCGAGCAACGCCGCCTCGGCATACTTTGGGGAATGGTCGGTGCGATCGGGCTGCGCGTGGTGCTGATCTTCTTCGCGTTGCAATTGCTTGCGCTGCCGTTGTTGAAGGCGGTCGGAGCAGTGCTGCTGCTGTGGATAGGCGTCAAGCTGCTGCTGCCGGAGCCCGAGGAGCATGGGCAGGTCGTTGCGAGCGTCACGCTCGCCGGTGCAATCCGTACGATCATCGTGGCCGATGCCGTGATGAGTGTGGACAACGTGATCGCAGTCGCGGGTGCTGCCAAAGGGAGCATGGTCCTCGTGGTACTGGGGATAGTGATCAGCATTCCGATCATCGTGTGGGGCAGTCGTTTCGTGCTGCACCTGATGGACCGTTTCCCGGTCGTGATCACGCTCGGGGCTGCGCTGCTCGGCTGGATTGCAGGGGATATGCTGGTCACCGACATCAGCGTGGCGTCGCTGCTCGCCGGAGCACCACACTGGATCGGCACGGCGAGTGCAGCAACCGGCGCGGTGCTGGTGGTCGCCGTTGGCAAGTGGATGGCGCGCCAGCACGGTGCACCCGTGCGCGCGGCACGCACGATCGTGGTGGAGCCGCGCGAGCCCGAGGCATGA